A single window of Ornithorhynchus anatinus isolate Pmale09 chromosome 3, mOrnAna1.pri.v4, whole genome shotgun sequence DNA harbors:
- the TSSC4 gene encoding protein TSSC4, which translates to MSGRRCSPPPAPRPPAPPSEEDPSPADEAGVDRPEPADGGAGDPEEDPESDPESDPEEDPGPAAPPPAPVRPFHLPGTSPSFSLRSRSVFDGLEGPAAGPPPAAVPDYVTHPERWTRYSLSDTPDATDRDNRAAALDFLDALRRRRGPGPPPSFDQDAASRGAGRIVFRRPGRAGPGGGDASRKRPARGDGPGGEPPGREEDEDEDPDPGDGGERARGPPSEDGTAACFHGNKRRSRGHFRVRAADEDDDA; encoded by the coding sequence ATGTCTGGAAGACGCTGttcgccgccgccggccccccgccccccggccccgcccagtgAGGAGGACCCGAGCCCGGCGGACGAGGCCGGGGTGGACCGGCCGGAGCCGGCCGATGGCGGCGCCGGGGATCCGGAGGAGGATCCGGAGTCGGATCCGGAGTCGGATCCGGAGGAGGATCCGGGGCCGgcggcgccgccccccgcccccgtgcgGCCCTTCCACCTGCCGGGCACCAGCCCGTCCTTCTCCCTGCGCAGCCGCAGCGTGTTCGACGGCCTGGAGGGGccggccgccgggccgccccccgccgccgtcccCGATTACGTGACCCACCCCGAGCGCTGGACCCGCTACAGCCTGAGCGACACCCCGGACGCGACGGACCGGGACAACCGGGCCGCGGCCCTGGACTTCCTCGACGCCCTGCGGCGgcgccgcggccccggccccccgccctccttcgACCAGGACGCGGCCAGCCGCGGGGCCGGCAGGATCGTCTTCCgcaggccggggcgggcggggccggggggcggcgacgCCTCCCGGAAGAGGCCCGCCCGGGGGGACGGGCCCGGCGGGGAGCCCCCCGgacgggaggaggacgaggacgaggacccggacccgggggacggcggggagcggGCGAGGGGGCCGCCCTCGGAGGATGGGACCGCGGCCTGCTTTCACGggaacaagaggaggagccgtggGCATTTCCGCGTCAGGGCCgccgacgaggacgacgacgcctga